One genomic window of Phoenix dactylifera cultivar Barhee BC4 chromosome 6, palm_55x_up_171113_PBpolish2nd_filt_p, whole genome shotgun sequence includes the following:
- the LOC103707600 gene encoding cytochrome P450 94A1-like produces MDLSSVLYLALPLSVLALTILYLSHRRPGPAKQPNSAARAGSFYELMKNSHRILDWTAELLAASPTGTVTTFMGVVTSNPSNVEHILKNRFDNYPKGDRSTTILADFLGRGIFNSDGDHWKLQRKTASLEFNTKTIRTFVLHNIRREVAGCLLPILAAAAAAGEVLDLQDLLERLAFDNVCKVAFNEDPGRLAGDTDQGREFANAFEEATNLVVQRYRHPFLFSWKLQRFLGIGSEKLLKEKIATVHRFAMRVVRAKKRAEARGLGDDLLSRFIAEADYSDEFLRDIIISFVLAGRDTTSATLTWFFWLISTRPDVKNRIMDEIRSVRSKKQKPAEATFTLDEVRNMDYLHAALSETLRLYPPVPLQTRECAADDVLPDGTKVSKGRPVMYSSFAMGRTERIWGKDCREFKPERWLENGVFQPKNPFRFPVFHAGPRMCLGKDMAYIQMKAVAATVMERFEVEVVDREKEREPDFTMILRVKGGLPVRVRERPAEGVLAA; encoded by the coding sequence ATGGATCTCTCCTCCGTTCTCTACCTCGCCCTCCCCCTCTCCGTTCTCGCCCTCACCATCCTCTACTTGTCCCATCGCCGCCCTGGCCCGGCGAAGCAACCAAATTCCGCAGCCCGGGCCGGCTCCTTCTACGAGCTCATGAAGAACAGCCACCGCATCCTGGACTGGACGGCCGAGCTCCTCGCGGCGAGCCCCACCGGCACGGTCACCACCTTCATGGGCGTCGTCACCTCCAACCCCTCCAACGTCGAACACATCCTCAAGAACCGCTTCGACAACTACCCCAAGGGCGACCgctccaccaccatcctcgccGACTTCCTTGGCCGCGGCATCTTCAATTCCGACGGCGACCACTGGAAGCTCCAGCGCAAGACCGCCAGCCTCGAGTTCAACACCAAGACCATCCGGACGTTCGTCCTCCACAACATCCGCCGCGAGGTCGCCGGTTGCCTCCTCCCCatcctcgccgccgccgccgccgccggagaGGTGCTCGACCTCCAGGACCTTCTCGAACGTCTCGCGTTCGATAACGTGTGCAAGGTTGCCTTCAACGAGGACCCCGGCCGGCTCGCCGGCGACACCGACCAGGGCCGAGAGTTCGCCAACGCCTTCGAGGAGGCCACCAACCTCGTCGTCCAGCGCTACCGCCACCCTTTCCTTTTCTCCTGGAAGCTCCAGCGGTTTTTGGGGATCGGCTCCGAGAAGCTCCTCAAAGAGAAGATCGCTACGGTCCACCGGTTCGCCATGCGGGTGGTCAGGGCCAAGAAGCGAGCTGAGGCCAGAGGGCTCGGCGACGACCTCCTCTCCCGGTTCATAGCCGAAGCGGACTACTCCGACGAGTTCCTGAGGGACATCATCATCAGCTTCGTTCTGGCCGGGAGGGACACCACGTCGGCCACCCTCACCTGGTTCTTCTGGCTCATCTCGACCCGGCCGGACGTAAAGAACCGGATCATGGACGAGATCCGGTCGGTGCGGTCCAAAAAACAGAAGCCGGCCGAGGCAACGTTCACGTTGGATGAGGTGAGGAACATGGACTACCTGCACGCAGCATTGTCGGAGACGCTGAGGCTGTACCCGCCGGTGCCGCTGCAGACGAGGGAATGCGCGGCGGACGACGTGCTTCCGGACGGCACGAAGGTGTCCAAGGGGCGGCCGGTGATGTACAGCTCGTTTGCGATGGGGAGGACGGAGAGAATATGGGGGAAAGACTGTCGGGAATTTAAGCCGGAGAGATGGCTGGAGAATGGGGTGTTCCAGCCCAAGAACCCATTCCGCTTCCCGGTGTTCCACGCCGGGCCAAGGATGTGTCTAGGGAAGGACATGGCGTACATCCAGATGAAGGCGGTGGCGGCGACCGTGATGGAGAGGTTCGAGGTGGAGGTGGTGgacagggagaaggagagggagccgGACTTTACCATGATACTGAGGGTAAAGGGCGGGCTGCCGGTC